The genomic window ACGGTTGAGCTCACATCGATAATTCTCGATCTTCTTCCGTTTCCTGATGAGTTCGACAACACCAGCTTCGGAATCGGACGCCGGCTGGAGAAAGTTGAGGTCACTGGTGATCGCCGCCTCAACCGATGGAAAACCGAATATTCTAACAAATGCCGGATTGCAGGACAACAACCGGCCGTCCGGGGTCGAAACGTACGCCGCAGCGAGGTCTTCCTCGAAAAATCTGCGGTAGCGTTCCTCGCTTTCGAGTAAAGCCTCTTCCTTTCGTTTCAATTCCGACGTGTCCATCACGGCCAGGACACGTTTTCCATCGAGGGTGCTCATGCCCGTGGGAGCGGCCTGCAGAAGACAATGCAGCGTGGAGCCGTTCCCGCGAATCCAACACGCGGCTGCCCCGGCGCCCTCCGAAGAGGTGCACCCGTTGAGCAGTTGCGTCTTCACCCGCTCGTGCTCGCCCTCTTCAGCATAAAGCCCGGCGATGCTGCGGCCTTCGAGTTCCTCGGCACCGCGGCCGAGTATGTCGCACAGAGCCTGATTCACCCATTGGATGATGTCTTCCTTGAGCAGGCAGAAACCGACGGGGGATGCGGAAAGCACCGCCGCCAGAAGCCGCTCCGTTTCCTCCGCGCCCTTCCCGGCCGATTTCCGTTCCTCCCCGCGGCGGATCACAATCGGCACGAGCAGCGCGCAAACCACTAATACCATGATTGCGGCGGAAAGAAAAACGGGTTCATTCCAGCCGAAAATCGGATCGGAGAAACGAGGTTGTCCCGGACCCCGTTCCCAGAGCACTTGGAAAAGCCTCAATCCAAGCAGCAGGGCGGCGACCCCGAACAGGTAGAGGACCTTATCGCGATTTAATATTCGAATCGGTTTGTGCAGAAAATAAGCTCCTGTTAGACAAGATGCCAGGACGAATGCCATAATGAAGATGGCGTTCATAAATGAGTCCCTGCCGCTAACTGTCCAGACCCCGCCTGCACAGATTGCTCCCCCATCGGCCAAATTCCTCTATAATTAAGGCTAGTCAGGGTGGTTTTTCAATTAAAAAGAATCAATCTGACGTTCTTTCCGGTTGAAAGGCTGATCTCATCTTAAAAGCCGAGTTGATTTTCAATCCGAATTCGTTTACCGCTATGGCGTGATTTGCCGCCTCTGACAATAGAGTTGCATCAAGCAGACCTCCGCAGTATTTACCGGTGATACGCCTTTGCGCCGGGAAAGCTTGTGAATGCCGTGGCTGCCGTGAGGGGTGCCTCCGCTTTGCACGCATGAGCGGGGAAAGCCTGGTGTCGGCATTCGCGATCAAAGATGGACGGGAGCCTTGTCGCCCTTGCGCGAGGGAGGGGCTTGCCGGCGATGTCGGGATTGGTGGAGCCGGTCGCGCTTTGCACGCATGAGGAGGAAAAGTTCTGGGACCGGATCGGCCGAGCTCGGGAATTCGGCCGCATTCGAGCCGCTTTGCGGCGTTGGGAAGCGGCTGCAGTGAAGCATTCCGTTCGAACAGACCGAGGATTACCATGGAAAAAGGATTGGTTGCCCTGAAGCTGTTTCCCCAGGAATTCATGTCGGCGGAGACGGGAATACTTTTTCTGGGATTCGTTGCACAGGGCCTCTTTTCGGCGCGGTTCCTGGTGCAGTGGATCGTGAGTGAAAGGCAGGGCCGGAGCGTGGTCCCGATGGCTTTCTGGTATCTGAGCGTGGCCGGCGGGGGGCTGTTGTTGATCTATGCCGTGATTCGCCGGGACCCGGTGTTCATTCTGGGCCAGGCGAGCGGTCTGGTGGTCTACGGCAGGAACATCTACCTCATCTACCGGGAACGCGGGCGAAAAAAGAAAGAAGCGGAGTCCGGCACCACCTGAGACGTCCCGAGGCGCCCGGGGCCTCGTGGGTGTTCGAACGAGCCGCATGGGGCGCAGGATGGCGAGCCGGAACGGGCCGTAAACGGGGAGACGCGGTTTCTACGGCCTGCGGCAGACCCTCTTCACCGCGTAGATTCTCTTGTTCTGGGTCTCATAGTAAATACGCACCAGGATTTCGCCGATCAGACCGATGGCCAGAAACTGGACTCCCGCCAGCATCAGCACGGAAGCCACGATGGCAAGCGGTCCGTGATGCTCGATGATGGATATTCCATCGAAGAGCTTGCGGTAGGCGAGGAACGTGCCGATCAGGAAAGACGGGCCGACACACGCAAGGAACATCTTGCCGAAAAAGTGCAGCGGCCTCGTCAGGTACCTGCGCAAAAAACCCACCGTCACCAGGTCGAACATGACCCGGAACGTTCTCGAAAGCCCGTAGTGCGATTTTCCCTCGTTGCGCCCCATGTCCTTGATGGGAATCTCGACGATGCGCGCTCCGTACAAGGAGATGAGCGCGGGGACGAATCGGTGCAGTTCGCCGTAGAGGTGGAGGTCGGCGAGCACGTCACGCCGATACGCCTTGAACGTGGTCCCGAAATCGTGCACCTGGACGCCGGAGACTTTGGCGATCAACCAGTTGGCGATACGCGAGGGGATCGTGCGCGTCAGCAGAGCGTCCGATCGGGTCAGCCTCCAGCCCGAAACGAGGTCGTAGCCCTCGTTGATTTTCTCCAGGAAATTCGGGATTTCCTCGGGTGCGTGCTGCAGATCGCCGTCCATGGCGACGATGTATTCGCCCAGAGCGTGGTCGAACCCGGCCATGAGGGCGGGTGTCTGGCCGTAGTTGCGCCGCAGATGGACAACCACGACCCTCGAGTCGCACGCGTGCAGCTCATCCAGAATCCCGGGCGTGGCGTCCGTGCTGCCGTCGTTCACCAAGACCATTTCCCAGGTTCCCGGCAAGTTTTCCATGGTGTCTTTGACCCGCTGGTAAAGTTCCCGGAGTGTACTCGCTTCGTTGTGAAGCGGGATCACCACGGAAACGTCCGGACCGTGACCGGGTCCGACCGCGGGAACATCCGTATCCACAGGTGGTGTTGTCACGACAGCTCCTCTCCAAAACCCCTCACGCTGAATCCATGCCTGTCCGAAAGACTCACCCAAACGGGTGAGAGCAGGATGTCACGTTCCACTTCCCGTTGACCGAGCAACCGGGTTCGGGCATTCTTCAATGCCTGATCGACCACCCCGGGGTGTACCATCCATTCGTTCACGCCCGGCTTCAGCCGTCCGACCAGGCGACTCAGGACCTTTTCGTTCCAGAGGCCGGTCACTGAAAGGCCGTGGAAGCCGTCCGGAGTCCTCAGGCCCGACCGCCTTACGAAATGCCTGAACACAGGCTGCAACGGCTTGATGATGTTCGCCTCCGCATACTGCTTCAAGAACACGCGGCGGTCGTTCTTCCCAACCGCTGTGATCAGCCGCCACGCGGATGCATCTTCGAAGGGGTTCCTGATCCAGGGGATGGAATACCTGCGCGCGATCTCGATCGCGACTTCCAGAACCGGGGGAAGAACGTGCACGTGCTTGTGACTGTCGAGATGCGTCGGCACGATACCGCAGTCCATGATTTTGGAAACCTGTGCCAGAAGCTCCCTTCGAATGTCCCCCGCCGAGACTGCTCCGCTGACCAGCGCTGCGGCAAGGCCGCGGGGACTCGACTGCATCGCGCCGGTTTCATCGACCAGCGTGGGAACCTTGTCCGGACTCGCGACCGGTTTCAGTTCCGTGAGGTTGAGATGAACGCCAACGCTCAGCGACCGGTTCGCTTTGGCAATGGCAACCGCATCGTCGAAGGCGGGACCGTTCGCCATGAGCGTCGTGTTGCGAAGGACCCCTTCGGCGGCGCAGCATTGGATTGTGGCGTTGATCCCGCCGGTATAGCCGAAGTCGTCGGCGTTGATAACGAGAATGCATTTCATGTCGGTTGCCGAATCCCGGTAGTCCGGGCTCCACTCGTTTCTTGAACGACGGGCCTGCCGACGGCATCCCGCCACAACCGCTCGTCGAGACTGGCGCAGAACCCCCTCTGAAAGCGATGCGGCCCGGTGGCCCTCAGGCATCCGGACCTGCTCGAAGCGACGCCGCAAAGCGCAATGCCCACGTCTCAGGTGGTGACTAGCTAACAGAACTGGGGGCAAGTGTCAAGTTGACGCGCGCGCTCACCGACCTATACGCTGGGAGCATTCCCGCTTTTCTTTCAATCTCATCTACTGTATCTTTGGTGCCGGCGGGAGCCGTCGCATACAGTCAATGCAGGGGGGAGAGTATGAGCGACATCCGATGGCGAATAGCGCGGTATTGGATGCCGGTACTGGTTGCCGGATTGATGGTCGTCGCCGGGGGGGCAGCCCGGGCTGAGGGCCTGCGGGTCTTGACTCTGGACGAAATCGTTCAGATGGCGCTCGAGACGAGCCCGCAACTGAAAGAGGCCGATCAGGACATCAAGGCGGCTCAGGGCGATCTCGCGCAGGCCAGGGGAGGCCAATGGGCGCAATTGGATGTGGTGGCTATCGGCGCCCCCTCCGAGGATGCGAAGAAACCGATCGTCAGGATCGATCCGGTCACGAACATCGGCCACATCGAGGACCGCGACGAGGGCGACGTGGGGATATTCGGGAGCCTCGATTTCTTTCTCGTTCAGCCCCTGTACACCTTCGGGAAGATCTCCAACCGCAGAGACGCCGCGGCGCTGGGGGTCGAGGTTCAGAAGTCGATCAAGGAACAGAAGAAAGGCGAGGTCATCCTGACGATCAAGGAAATGTACTACGGATTGGTGGTCGCCACGCAGGGGAAATCGGCCTCGCAGGATGCCGAGGAATTCGTCAAGGACGCCCGCAGGCGCATCGAGCGTTTGCTCGAGGCCGGTTCGAAGAACGTGGACCGCAGCGACCTGTACCGGCTCGAGGCGTATGAAGCGGAGATCAAACAGTTTCAGGTCAAGGCCGATACGGGAGCTCAGTTGGCCTACATGGCGCTGAAGAGAGCCATCAACTATCCGGCCGGTGAGGACTTCAGGCTGGACACGAAGGAGCTCCCGAAGAATGTTCGGCAGTTGGGCTCTCTGGAGGAATACATCCAGCAGGCCCTGGCGGAAAGACCGGAATTCGAGCAGCTGAAGAAGGGCATACAGGCACGGAAGGCCATGGTCGAAGGTGCCAGGGCGGACCTCTATCCGTCGATATTCGTTGCCGGCGTCGGCTCGTTTGCGGGCGCGCCTGGCAGGGAAAAACTGGACATTTCGTACTTTCATGACGAATTCAACCATGTTGAAGCCGGGGCATTTCTCGGCGCCAATTGGCATTTCGACCTGGGTATCGG from Syntrophobacter fumaroxidans MPOB includes these protein-coding regions:
- a CDS encoding TolC family protein is translated as MSDIRWRIARYWMPVLVAGLMVVAGGAARAEGLRVLTLDEIVQMALETSPQLKEADQDIKAAQGDLAQARGGQWAQLDVVAIGAPSEDAKKPIVRIDPVTNIGHIEDRDEGDVGIFGSLDFFLVQPLYTFGKISNRRDAAALGVEVQKSIKEQKKGEVILTIKEMYYGLVVATQGKSASQDAEEFVKDARRRIERLLEAGSKNVDRSDLYRLEAYEAEIKQFQVKADTGAQLAYMALKRAINYPAGEDFRLDTKELPKNVRQLGSLEEYIQQALAERPEFEQLKKGIQARKAMVEGARADLYPSIFVAGVGSFAGAPGREKLDISYFHDEFNHVEAGAFLGANWHFDLGIGQGKLARARAEHQKLVHTKEYAERNIPVEVAKYYQEVVESQAAYENYGKGTVAARKWVVSSFASFDVGVGTAKDMFDAIDRYGKNQGEYLSALYKYNVSLARLSHAIAEYRTGGS
- a CDS encoding glycosyltransferase family 2 protein, with product MTTPPVDTDVPAVGPGHGPDVSVVIPLHNEASTLRELYQRVKDTMENLPGTWEMVLVNDGSTDATPGILDELHACDSRVVVVHLRRNYGQTPALMAGFDHALGEYIVAMDGDLQHAPEEIPNFLEKINEGYDLVSGWRLTRSDALLTRTIPSRIANWLIAKVSGVQVHDFGTTFKAYRRDVLADLHLYGELHRFVPALISLYGARIVEIPIKDMGRNEGKSHYGLSRTFRVMFDLVTVGFLRRYLTRPLHFFGKMFLACVGPSFLIGTFLAYRKLFDGISIIEHHGPLAIVASVLMLAGVQFLAIGLIGEILVRIYYETQNKRIYAVKRVCRRP
- a CDS encoding lipid-A-disaccharide synthase N-terminal domain-containing protein; this translates as MEKGLVALKLFPQEFMSAETGILFLGFVAQGLFSARFLVQWIVSERQGRSVVPMAFWYLSVAGGGLLLIYAVIRRDPVFILGQASGLVVYGRNIYLIYRERGRKKKEAESGTT
- a CDS encoding ChbG/HpnK family deacetylase, coding for MKCILVINADDFGYTGGINATIQCCAAEGVLRNTTLMANGPAFDDAVAIAKANRSLSVGVHLNLTELKPVASPDKVPTLVDETGAMQSSPRGLAAALVSGAVSAGDIRRELLAQVSKIMDCGIVPTHLDSHKHVHVLPPVLEVAIEIARRYSIPWIRNPFEDASAWRLITAVGKNDRRVFLKQYAEANIIKPLQPVFRHFVRRSGLRTPDGFHGLSVTGLWNEKVLSRLVGRLKPGVNEWMVHPGVVDQALKNARTRLLGQREVERDILLSPVWVSLSDRHGFSVRGFGEELS